One genomic region from Terriglobus aquaticus encodes:
- a CDS encoding GatB/YqeY domain-containing protein, which yields MATISEQIGKDIVEAMKAKETLRLETLRMVKSAIKNKEIDKREPLTDAETVAVLNTLVKQRQDSAEQFAKGNRPELAQKEQDEIKLLQVYLPQSAGEDEIRAVVQGAVAHLAAGGTTPGPKDMGPAMRIVQQRILASGLHADNKTVSAILKEELAKSAA from the coding sequence ATGGCGACCATTAGCGAGCAGATCGGCAAAGACATCGTGGAAGCGATGAAGGCGAAGGAGACGCTGCGGCTGGAGACGCTGCGCATGGTCAAGTCGGCGATCAAGAACAAGGAGATCGACAAGCGCGAGCCGCTGACCGACGCGGAAACCGTCGCCGTGCTGAACACGCTGGTCAAGCAGCGGCAGGACTCCGCCGAGCAGTTCGCCAAGGGGAACCGTCCGGAGCTGGCGCAAAAGGAGCAGGACGAGATCAAGCTGCTGCAGGTGTACCTGCCGCAGTCGGCCGGGGAAGACGAGATCCGCGCCGTGGTGCAGGGAGCCGTTGCGCACCTGGCCGCGGGTGGCACCACGCCCGGGCCGAAGGACATGGGGCCTGCCATGCGCATAGTGCAGCAGCGAATCCTGGCCAGCGGCCTGCATGCCGACAACAAAACGGTGAGCGCCATTCTGAAGGAAGAGCTAGCAAAGAGCGCCGCTTAA
- a CDS encoding GNAT family N-acetyltransferase has protein sequence MEAIRHATPDDAVLITQHRAKMFGDNKFATPEQMDAMSLAHEPWVRKRLRDGRYAGVIAEENGEAIASAGVFFADFPPHWMDAEPMRPYLLNFYTAPAARGRGIAKQMLQMLIDECRSRGAKAITLHASKFGKPIYEKFGFEGTNEMMLKLK, from the coding sequence TTGGAAGCCATTCGCCACGCCACTCCGGACGACGCCGTTCTGATCACGCAGCACCGCGCCAAGATGTTCGGCGACAACAAGTTCGCCACGCCAGAGCAGATGGACGCCATGTCCCTGGCGCACGAGCCCTGGGTGCGCAAGCGCCTGCGCGATGGCCGCTACGCGGGCGTGATCGCAGAGGAGAACGGTGAGGCCATTGCCAGCGCCGGCGTCTTCTTCGCCGACTTCCCACCGCACTGGATGGACGCTGAGCCCATGCGCCCCTACCTGCTGAACTTCTACACAGCTCCGGCGGCTCGCGGTCGCGGCATTGCCAAACAGATGCTGCAGATGCTCATCGACGAGTGCCGCAGCCGTGGCGCCAAAGCCATAACGCTGCACGCATCCAAGTTCGGCAAGCCCATCTACGAGAAGTTCGGCTTCGAAGGCACGAACGAGATGATGCTGAAGCTGAAGTAA
- the tilS gene encoding tRNA lysidine(34) synthetase TilS, whose translation MPKPISLQLNPALLPMGSRVCVAASGGADSTALLLALHEAATALGIGLSAAHLHHGIRGSEADADRDFVRALCLRLNLPLHEAEADVPATAAVAGEGLEEAARNARLGFFARLLGNGAADRVATAHTADDQAETVLMKLLRGAWIEGLGGIAPALPVDTDGRPCREGGVGQIVRPLLGATREQVIAFLKSRGQVWREDATNADPAFTRNRIRAELMPLLRTFNPGVVATLGATAELAREEDRRWQPEIVRVYQELAVAGRPVRGGGRAVSTAPDEQTVAFDLARLKVLDLPARRRLLRFAAERMGVPLNSAETARVLQLAGLAPPDSLPDPTVPSRPNSRLQLRDGLRAERSVRELRLSRG comes from the coding sequence ATGCCCAAGCCGATCAGCCTCCAACTGAATCCTGCACTGCTGCCCATGGGGTCACGCGTCTGTGTGGCAGCGTCAGGTGGGGCGGATTCGACGGCGCTGCTGCTGGCCTTGCACGAGGCGGCGACTGCCCTCGGCATTGGGTTGAGTGCGGCGCACCTGCACCACGGCATACGCGGGTCGGAGGCCGATGCGGACCGGGATTTCGTGCGGGCGTTGTGCCTGCGTCTAAACCTGCCCCTGCATGAGGCGGAGGCGGACGTGCCCGCGACCGCGGCGGTCGCCGGGGAAGGGCTGGAGGAAGCGGCCCGCAATGCACGGCTCGGGTTCTTCGCGAGGCTCTTGGGGAACGGCGCTGCGGATCGTGTCGCAACGGCCCACACCGCGGACGACCAGGCCGAAACCGTGTTGATGAAGCTGCTGCGTGGCGCCTGGATCGAGGGCCTGGGCGGCATTGCACCGGCGCTGCCAGTCGATACTGACGGGCGGCCCTGCCGCGAGGGCGGCGTCGGCCAGATCGTCCGGCCGCTGCTGGGCGCCACGCGGGAGCAGGTGATCGCGTTTCTGAAGAGCCGCGGGCAGGTCTGGAGAGAGGACGCCACCAACGCCGATCCGGCGTTTACGCGCAACCGCATCCGCGCGGAGCTGATGCCGCTGCTGCGGACGTTCAACCCGGGCGTGGTGGCCACGCTGGGCGCAACAGCCGAGCTGGCCCGTGAGGAAGATCGGCGCTGGCAACCGGAGATCGTCCGGGTGTACCAGGAACTGGCAGTGGCGGGCCGGCCGGTGCGGGGCGGCGGCCGGGCGGTGAGCACGGCACCGGACGAGCAGACGGTTGCGTTTGACCTGGCGCGGCTGAAGGTGCTGGACCTGCCGGCCCGGCGCAGACTGCTGCGGTTTGCGGCAGAACGGATGGGGGTACCGCTGAACTCCGCGGAAACGGCCCGCGTGCTGCAACTGGCCGGCCTGGCACCGCCCGACAGCTTGCCCGACCCTACGGTCCCCTCGCGGCCCAATAGCCGCCTCCAGCTCCGGGACGGTCTGCGGGCAGAGCGCAGCGTGCGGGAACTTAGGCTGTCGCGCGGCTGA
- the ftsH gene encoding ATP-dependent zinc metalloprotease FtsH, with amino-acid sequence MNSTVKTILIWVLMIGCLVSVWQIVARTSGGAHDTGISLTQLQDYADKGRISEITVNGTEVTGKYKDNKDSFHTTIPANYPNLYDNLRTKGVNVTIKDPSSNFWVAALIQLTPVLLMVALFLFLMRQMQSGGNKALSFGKSRARLLSLQQKKVTFKDVAGVNEAKEELKEIIEFLRESQKFQKLGGRIPKGVLLVGPPGTGKTLLARAVAGEANVPFFSISGSDFVEMFVGVGASRVRDLFEQGKKNAPCIIFIDEIDAVGRHRGAGLGGGHDEREQTLNQLLVEMDGFESNEGVILIAATNRPDVLDPALLRPGRFDRRVIVDRPDIRGREEVLRVHAKKVPMADDVNLNVLARGTPGFSGADLANMVNEAALTAARYNRKAVHMYDFEVAKDKVLMGAERKSMLLSDEEKKVTAYHEAGHVLVAAMRDHSDPLHKVTIIPRGMALGVTMHLPQEDKHTVTRDYLESQLAIFMGGRCAEEIFLKQMTTGAGNDIERATDLARRMVCEYGMSKMGPMTYGKKEGGEIFLGREIQQHRDFSDDTAEQIDAEVKKFVHDGYSSAYQILDSNHDIMHRMSQLLLERETLDADEIRLIIEGKDLPPMKSPLAHAEPGDGDTQKVLKPESGRAPGFGEGRPSHA; translated from the coding sequence TTGAATAGCACGGTGAAGACGATCCTGATCTGGGTGCTGATGATCGGCTGCCTGGTGTCCGTGTGGCAGATTGTCGCGCGCACCAGCGGTGGAGCGCATGACACCGGTATCAGCCTGACACAGTTGCAGGACTATGCCGACAAGGGCCGCATCAGCGAAATTACGGTCAACGGCACTGAGGTAACGGGCAAATACAAGGACAACAAGGACTCGTTCCACACGACGATTCCTGCGAATTATCCGAATCTGTACGACAATCTGCGCACCAAGGGCGTGAACGTCACGATCAAGGACCCCAGCAGCAACTTCTGGGTGGCGGCTCTGATCCAGTTGACGCCGGTCCTGTTGATGGTGGCGCTGTTCCTGTTCCTGATGCGGCAGATGCAGTCGGGCGGCAACAAGGCGCTGAGCTTCGGCAAGAGCCGCGCTCGCCTGTTGAGCCTGCAGCAGAAGAAGGTCACCTTTAAGGACGTCGCCGGCGTGAACGAGGCGAAGGAAGAACTGAAGGAGATCATCGAGTTCCTGCGCGAGTCGCAGAAGTTCCAGAAGCTGGGCGGCCGCATCCCCAAGGGTGTGCTGCTGGTCGGACCTCCGGGAACTGGTAAGACCCTGCTGGCCCGCGCTGTGGCCGGCGAGGCGAACGTTCCGTTCTTCTCGATCTCCGGTTCCGACTTCGTCGAGATGTTCGTCGGCGTGGGTGCGAGCCGCGTTCGCGACCTGTTTGAGCAGGGCAAGAAGAACGCGCCTTGCATCATTTTTATCGATGAAATCGATGCGGTCGGTCGTCACCGTGGCGCCGGCCTGGGCGGCGGACACGACGAGCGTGAGCAGACGCTGAACCAGTTACTCGTCGAGATGGACGGCTTCGAGTCGAACGAGGGCGTGATCCTGATCGCCGCGACAAACCGGCCTGACGTTCTCGATCCGGCTCTGCTGCGTCCGGGCCGCTTCGACCGCCGCGTGATCGTCGACCGTCCGGACATACGTGGCCGCGAGGAAGTTCTGCGCGTTCATGCCAAGAAGGTTCCGATGGCGGACGACGTGAACCTGAACGTTCTGGCCCGTGGCACACCGGGTTTCAGCGGCGCCGACCTGGCCAACATGGTCAATGAAGCTGCCCTGACCGCGGCGCGCTACAACCGCAAGGCCGTACACATGTACGACTTTGAGGTCGCGAAGGACAAGGTGCTGATGGGTGCCGAGCGCAAGAGCATGCTGCTTTCGGACGAGGAAAAGAAGGTGACGGCGTACCACGAGGCCGGCCACGTTCTGGTCGCGGCAATGCGCGACCACTCCGACCCGCTGCACAAGGTGACGATCATCCCGCGCGGCATGGCGCTAGGTGTGACCATGCACCTGCCGCAGGAAGACAAGCACACCGTGACGCGGGACTACCTGGAGTCGCAGCTTGCCATCTTCATGGGCGGTCGCTGCGCGGAGGAGATCTTCCTGAAGCAGATGACGACTGGTGCTGGCAACGACATTGAGCGCGCGACCGACCTGGCCCGCCGCATGGTGTGCGAGTACGGCATGTCCAAGATGGGTCCGATGACCTACGGCAAGAAGGAAGGTGGCGAAATCTTCCTTGGCCGTGAAATCCAGCAGCACCGGGACTTCTCGGACGACACCGCGGAGCAGATTGACGCCGAAGTGAAGAAGTTCGTTCACGACGGCTACAGCTCGGCGTACCAGATTCTTGATTCCAACCACGACATCATGCACCGCATGAGCCAGTTGTTGCTGGAACGCGAGACGCTGGATGCTGATGAAATTCGCCTGATCATCGAGGGCAAGGACTTGCCGCCGATGAAGTCGCCGCTGGCTCATGCCGAGCCGGGCGATGGCGATACGCAGAAGGTCCTGAAGCCGGAGAGCGGACGCGCTCCGGGTTTCGGGGAAGGTCGTCCTTCGCACGCATAA
- the acpS gene encoding holo-ACP synthase — MILGTGSDLMEIRRIEESIERYGERFLQRVFTPAEVEYCRRKVHNAAESFAARFAAKEAAAKALGTGIAQGVAWTEIEVRRLPGQRPTLHFTGRAAERAARMGVAHAHLTLSHSREVALAVVMLEN, encoded by the coding sequence ATGATCTTAGGGACAGGATCGGACCTGATGGAAATCCGTCGCATCGAGGAGTCCATCGAGCGTTATGGCGAACGGTTTCTGCAGCGGGTCTTCACGCCGGCCGAGGTGGAGTACTGCCGGCGCAAGGTCCACAACGCGGCGGAAAGCTTTGCGGCGAGGTTCGCGGCAAAGGAGGCCGCGGCCAAGGCGCTGGGCACCGGCATCGCCCAGGGTGTGGCGTGGACGGAGATCGAGGTGCGACGGTTGCCCGGGCAGCGGCCCACGCTGCATTTCACTGGACGGGCCGCGGAACGTGCGGCTCGCATGGGTGTCGCACACGCTCACCTGACGCTGTCGCACAGCCGCGAAGTCGCGCTGGCGGTGGTCATGCTGGAAAACTGA
- a CDS encoding MlaD family protein yields MPSQTEVRWSQLKVGVIVLIAVILLVLLLFLMTSSQGTSVFTHKITVRSYFENASGLKEGAAVNLQGVTIGNVKQVKVVNDPTRKLTPVEVTMKLDKKYIDALHKDTKSALSTVGVLGDTVVDLNSQTSTGPQLQDGDELKTLETPNLQDVVKASQGTIESLNVTLAKLDRIVDNISQGKGAIGELVYDDTLYKRANETVGQLQILSHKLNDGHGTIGKLLNDETMYNKLNQSVGQLNGMIADINAGKGSAGKLLKDDALYNNLNQTLQHANNIMADADAGKGGLGLLTKNQEFANKLNDTVTRLNSILTGIDNGQGTAGLLVKDPALYHNLDKLATDSQQLVNTIRSDPKKYLTIHFKVF; encoded by the coding sequence ATGCCCAGTCAAACCGAAGTCCGTTGGTCCCAGCTCAAGGTCGGCGTAATTGTTCTGATCGCTGTCATTCTTCTTGTTCTGCTGCTGTTCTTGATGACGAGCTCGCAGGGAACCAGCGTGTTTACGCACAAGATCACGGTACGCAGCTACTTCGAGAATGCCTCCGGCCTCAAAGAGGGCGCGGCCGTCAACCTGCAGGGCGTGACCATCGGCAACGTGAAGCAGGTAAAGGTCGTCAACGATCCCACCCGCAAGCTGACGCCGGTGGAAGTGACAATGAAGCTGGACAAGAAGTACATTGACGCTTTGCACAAGGACACCAAGTCGGCGTTGTCCACGGTGGGTGTTCTCGGTGACACCGTTGTTGACCTGAATTCGCAGACCTCGACCGGGCCCCAACTGCAGGACGGCGACGAACTGAAGACCCTGGAGACGCCTAACCTGCAGGACGTGGTGAAGGCCAGCCAAGGCACGATCGAGAGCCTGAACGTAACGCTTGCCAAGCTTGACCGGATTGTGGACAACATTTCTCAGGGCAAGGGCGCCATCGGCGAACTGGTGTACGACGACACCCTGTACAAGCGCGCGAACGAAACCGTCGGGCAGTTGCAGATTCTGTCGCACAAGTTGAACGATGGTCATGGCACGATTGGCAAGCTGCTGAACGACGAGACCATGTACAACAAGCTGAACCAGTCCGTGGGCCAGTTGAACGGAATGATCGCGGACATCAACGCAGGCAAGGGTTCCGCGGGCAAGCTGCTGAAGGATGATGCGCTCTATAACAACCTGAATCAGACCTTGCAGCACGCCAACAACATCATGGCCGATGCGGACGCTGGCAAGGGAGGATTGGGACTGCTGACCAAAAATCAGGAGTTCGCGAACAAGCTGAACGACACCGTCACGCGGCTGAACAGCATCCTGACCGGAATCGACAACGGGCAGGGAACAGCCGGTCTGCTGGTGAAGGATCCGGCGCTGTACCACAACCTCGATAAGCTGGCGACGGACTCCCAGCAGCTGGTGAACACGATCCGCTCCGACCCAAAGAAGTATCTGACGATTCACTTCAAGGTGTTCTAG
- a CDS encoding amylo-alpha-1,6-glucosidase codes for MLLRYAAIVGLSSAALGHAQLTPVAPFQRPDEARVVSITQAAIAAKPLTITGARGAILGEQSGVIELWQLPVKVFSDLHLKAQLDGYTVPIDLNPGAATVTVRPGHTVLTYSFAGITVRQHMLVSPAVPAGAPPLPFDDPGAIVYFEIDSVRPATLTVTLTPNLQQMWPAPQYGVPGAGWIPMPDSAAPKDFPGGAYTVATDNPALFGMIGMPKSRPGDIPVYQEHPQTLPLQFVVRYDPAVDRGRLFPLLSAVAKPGERNSAEAFTAMQQRLVQQAKDLPAIANAIDRYYAHFFDTRLTAHTPDPRFDEALKWAELSVEDSQVEHRTGGPGTGKPALSETGLVAGWFGSYDSARPGFGWYFGRDTLWSLYAIDSYGDTALSKRALEFLLHRQRADGKMMHEFSQMADDLPSNIPWASFPYEYAAADATPLFLMAMRDYVRTSGDTAFLAEHWDAVKRAWNFERTHDSDGDGVYDNSQGTGWVENWQSPMPHQELYLAALDAEAARAVADLAALQHDTALEQAGRQSAAHIQSVIETYRDPATGLYAFSKNSNGSFDRTLTIYPSVALWEPHAPAAAALTQPAAMLSGWTSPDLATDWGTRAISTATSFYDPISYHMGSVWPLFTGWNAMAQYNADRPAAAWLTLQQNLRLTWAQDPGTVTEVLSGAFYQPLGRSSAHQLWSSAMTLAPTVRGLFGIHVDATTHTLQVHPHLPATWNGAELHNIRMGAALYNVAITRRGASYAVAITSADGRPSLPPAVSPAPAVEFELADNLAPMPGDATQLPHITDEVYAADRTTFTLAAQGGSTVSLRVRRRGVLEPAALRIVMPSGTGYVSRNVTLLASGPLDGQH; via the coding sequence ATGCTCCTCAGGTACGCCGCAATCGTAGGACTCTCAAGCGCAGCGCTGGGCCACGCCCAGCTCACTCCCGTAGCTCCCTTTCAGAGGCCCGACGAAGCGAGAGTCGTCAGCATCACGCAGGCTGCCATCGCGGCAAAGCCGTTGACCATCACGGGCGCGCGCGGCGCCATCCTGGGCGAACAATCCGGCGTGATCGAGCTCTGGCAGCTTCCGGTCAAGGTTTTCTCAGACCTCCACCTGAAGGCGCAACTGGACGGATACACCGTTCCCATCGACCTGAACCCGGGCGCGGCCACCGTGACCGTGCGCCCCGGTCACACGGTGCTTACCTACAGCTTTGCCGGCATTACCGTGCGACAGCACATGCTGGTCTCGCCCGCGGTGCCGGCCGGCGCGCCGCCACTGCCGTTCGATGATCCCGGTGCCATCGTCTACTTCGAGATCGACAGCGTGCGCCCGGCTACGCTCACCGTTACGCTCACGCCCAACCTGCAACAAATGTGGCCCGCGCCACAGTACGGTGTGCCCGGCGCGGGCTGGATACCGATGCCAGACTCCGCGGCGCCCAAGGACTTTCCCGGCGGAGCCTACACCGTCGCGACCGACAACCCGGCGCTCTTCGGCATGATCGGCATGCCGAAGAGCCGCCCGGGCGACATCCCGGTCTACCAGGAGCATCCGCAGACGCTGCCGCTGCAGTTCGTCGTCCGCTACGACCCCGCCGTCGATCGCGGGCGTCTGTTTCCGCTGTTGTCAGCCGTTGCCAAACCCGGCGAACGCAACTCAGCCGAAGCCTTCACCGCGATGCAGCAGCGCCTGGTGCAGCAGGCGAAGGACCTGCCCGCCATCGCGAACGCAATCGACCGCTATTACGCGCACTTCTTCGACACGCGCCTGACCGCCCACACTCCGGACCCACGCTTTGACGAAGCCCTGAAGTGGGCCGAGCTCTCCGTCGAAGACTCACAGGTGGAACACCGCACCGGCGGCCCCGGTACCGGCAAGCCCGCACTGTCAGAAACCGGCCTGGTCGCCGGCTGGTTTGGATCGTACGACTCCGCGCGGCCCGGCTTTGGCTGGTACTTCGGCCGCGACACGCTTTGGTCGCTCTACGCGATCGACAGCTATGGCGACACGGCACTGTCCAAGCGCGCGCTTGAGTTCCTGCTGCATCGCCAGCGCGCCGACGGCAAGATGATGCACGAGTTCAGCCAGATGGCCGACGACCTGCCCTCGAACATCCCGTGGGCGAGCTTCCCGTACGAATACGCCGCCGCAGATGCCACCCCGCTGTTCCTGATGGCGATGCGGGACTATGTCCGCACCAGTGGCGACACCGCCTTTCTCGCCGAGCACTGGGACGCCGTGAAGCGCGCCTGGAACTTCGAACGCACGCATGACAGCGACGGTGACGGCGTCTACGACAACTCGCAGGGCACCGGCTGGGTGGAGAACTGGCAAAGCCCCATGCCGCACCAGGAGCTGTACCTGGCCGCGCTCGATGCTGAGGCTGCGCGAGCCGTGGCCGACCTGGCCGCCCTGCAGCATGACACCGCGCTGGAGCAGGCGGGCCGGCAGAGCGCAGCTCACATTCAGAGCGTCATTGAAACATACCGCGATCCTGCAACGGGTCTCTACGCCTTCAGCAAGAACAGCAACGGCAGCTTTGACCGCACCCTGACGATCTATCCATCCGTTGCGCTGTGGGAGCCGCACGCGCCAGCCGCCGCGGCACTCACGCAACCTGCGGCCATGCTGAGCGGTTGGACCTCGCCCGATCTCGCAACCGACTGGGGCACCCGCGCCATCAGCACCGCGACCAGCTTCTACGATCCAATCAGCTACCACATGGGTTCCGTCTGGCCGCTGTTCACCGGCTGGAACGCCATGGCGCAGTACAACGCCGACCGGCCCGCAGCAGCATGGCTGACACTGCAGCAGAACCTGCGGCTCACCTGGGCGCAGGACCCCGGCACCGTAACTGAAGTGCTGTCTGGCGCCTTCTACCAGCCGCTCGGCCGATCCAGCGCACACCAACTGTGGTCCAGCGCCATGACACTAGCGCCCACCGTACGGGGTCTGTTTGGCATTCATGTGGACGCCACAACGCACACGCTGCAGGTGCACCCACATTTGCCCGCAACCTGGAACGGTGCGGAACTGCACAACATCCGCATGGGCGCAGCCCTGTACAACGTCGCGATTACCCGACGTGGCGCCAGCTACGCGGTCGCTATTACGTCCGCGGATGGAAGGCCATCGCTTCCACCTGCTGTGAGTCCCGCGCCGGCAGTGGAGTTTGAGCTGGCGGACAACCTGGCTCCTATGCCCGGGGATGCTACTCAGTTGCCGCACATCACCGATGAGGTCTACGCCGCCGATCGCACGACCTTCACGCTCGCGGCACAGGGCGGCAGCACTGTGAGCCTCCGCGTTCGCAGACGTGGCGTTCTGGAACCGGCAGCACTTCGCATCGTCATGCCGTCCGGCACGGGCTATGTCAGCCGCAATGTCACGTTGCTGGCATCGGGGCCGCTCGACGGCCAGCACTGA